The genomic window CACCGGCATCTGGCGCTGGATCAGCGTCACGCCGGAATCAGTCCGGCGCGCGCCGCCTTTGTCCTCGAAGGTGCGCTCCTGCACGATCTTGGCGCCGAACCGCGTTGCGGTGCGCCGGAGCGCATCGGCGAACAGCTTGTCCTCGTCATGCGAGCCGACCACGAGCAGCCAGCGTTTCCACTGCTTCCACACCAGATATTGCCCGAGCGCATCCGCCAGCATCGCGCGCGTCGGCGCGGTGTGGATGACATTGGCGCGGCAATCGGCCTCGCGCAGCCGCTCGTCGATTGCGCCGACGTTGAACAGCAGCGTGCCGCGCTCCCGCAGCGCATCCGAGACTTTCAGCAGCGCATCGGCTGGCAGGTCGGCGATGACGAAGCCGTTCTTCTCGGCGAGCGCGGTCGCGGCCCGGACCGGATCCTCACCTTCCTTGATGCGGCGCTCCTCCAGCGTAAAGCGCTGGCCCAGGAATTTTCCGGTGGTGTTGTTGTCTTCGATGGCGAGACGGGCGCCGGCGAAGCCGTCATTCTCCGCGGGCTGCTCGACCAGCGACAGCGTTGATCTGGTGCCGGCGACGCCGAGATAGCCGACGCCGATCGTAACAGGGTCCGCCGCGAGCACGCTCGTCGCGGCAACACCCAAGCCGATCAGGCCGACCAACCATCGGATCATGTTTCCTCCGGACGATCTCTCCGGCTTGACCGCCGTTGGAGAATTGTCTCTGCTAAAGCATGACCAATTTGTCAGGGCATGCAACCCCGCATTTCGTCCTCGCGCGTATGGGGACTGGAATCACGATCGTGCGAGCGCTGATATGTCTCGCCGCTTTGCTATTGACCGGATCGGTCGCGCTCGCCGACCCGCCGAAACTGGCGGTGTTCGATTTCGAGCTGATCGACACCAGCCTGCCTGGCGAGTTCTACGGCTCAAGGCCCGAGCTGGCGCGGCTGGAGCGCATCAGCGAGCAGCTGCGCAAGGAGCTGGCTGATTCAGGCAGGTTCCAGGTGCTCGACATCGCCCCAATCAGGGATGCCGCCCGTCACGCGAACTTACAGGCTTGCGGCGGCTGCGACCTCAAGCTGGCCGGGCAGCTCGGCGCCGAGCTGGAGATCACCGGGCTCGTGCAGAAGGTCTCGAACCTGATCATCAACCTGAACATCTATCTGCGCGACGTGAAGACCGGCACCATGATCACGGTCGCCAGCGCCGACATGCGCGGCAACAGCGATGAATCTTGGACGCGAACGATGAGCTATCTGATCCGCAACCGCTTGCTGGCCCCGAATTACGGGCGGCCGTGAGGTCTTCGCCTCTCCCCGCCTGCGGGGAGAGGCCGGAATTTGCGAAAGCAAATTCCGGGTGAGGGGGAGT from Bradyrhizobium zhanjiangense includes these protein-coding regions:
- a CDS encoding ABC transporter substrate-binding protein yields the protein MIRWLVGLIGLGVAATSVLAADPVTIGVGYLGVAGTRSTLSLVEQPAENDGFAGARLAIEDNNTTGKFLGQRFTLEERRIKEGEDPVRAATALAEKNGFVIADLPADALLKVSDALRERGTLLFNVGAIDERLREADCRANVIHTAPTRAMLADALGQYLVWKQWKRWLLVVGSHDEDKLFADALRRTATRFGAKIVQERTFEDKGGARRTDSGVTLIQRQMPVFTQQAPAYDVLVVADESEVFGAYLPYRTWDPRPVAGSAGLVPRSWDAAQDQWGAIQMQNRFVKLNSRRMTALDMQAWTAVRMIGEATSRTNSGDVKKVTDFIKGPDFSIAAFKGTRLTLRDWNLQLRQPILLVDGRMVVSVSPQEGFLHQVSELDTLGYDRPESKCKLK
- a CDS encoding DUF3280 domain-containing protein translates to MTNLSGHATPHFVLARMGTGITIVRALICLAALLLTGSVALADPPKLAVFDFELIDTSLPGEFYGSRPELARLERISEQLRKELADSGRFQVLDIAPIRDAARHANLQACGGCDLKLAGQLGAELEITGLVQKVSNLIINLNIYLRDVKTGTMITVASADMRGNSDESWTRTMSYLIRNRLLAPNYGRP